A genomic window from Neoarius graeffei isolate fNeoGra1 chromosome 5, fNeoGra1.pri, whole genome shotgun sequence includes:
- the metrn gene encoding meteorin, with amino-acid sequence MDLFVWVLFLSVSKVSCSADECSWRGSGLSRPEQGVEQVFLRCAEGSIEFLYPTGALRLTLLPHLPGHRLGGVSGMPSSVCIKPESQWGGAQLYLERGGVLRLLVSDTPGPSHIHCFSITPGESTALFLQATPHSDISRRIAAFRYELRGDWTARLSVSSLDADTEEGVCRPCNDTEMLMAMCTSDFVVRGNIRAVEADPEKRVSVIRVSATRVYRQKWPLFSSVGRLSHSGEIRTLLRCGVRAGSGSFLFTGHAHFGQAWLTCAPRFKDFLRVYERAKQDLQIPCTLDT; translated from the exons CGGTCTCTCTCGGCCAGAGCAAGGTGTTGAACAGGTGTTCCTGCGCTGCGCTGAAGGCTCCATCGAGTTCCTCTACCCCACCGGAGCCCTGCGGCTCACTCTCTTGCCCCACCTACCCGGACACAGACTGGGCGGGGTCAGCGGAATGCCCTCATCTGTCTGCATCAAACCGGAGTCTCAGTGGGGCGGAGCCCAGCTTTACCTGGAGAGAGGCGGAGTCCTGAGGCTACTAGTGAGCGACACACCTGGTCCCTCCCATATTCACTGTTTCAGCATCACTCCTGGGGAAAGCACCGCCCTGTTTCTGCAGGCCACGCCCCACAGTGACATCAGCAGGCGCATTGCAGCATTCCGCTACGAGCTGAGGGGGGATTGGACAGCGCGGCTGTCCGTCAGCTCTTTGGACGCTGACACAGAAGAAG GAGTGTGCAGGCCGTGCAATGACACAGAAATGCTGATGGCCATGTGCACCAGTGACTTCG tggtgcgTGGGAATATCCGTGCGGTGGAAGCGGATCCGGAGAAGCGCGTGTCAGTAATCAGGGTGAGTGCAACACGCGTGTACCGTCAGAAGTGGCCTCTGTTCTCCAGCGTGGGCCGTCTCTCTCACTCCGGAGAGATCCGAACACTGTTGCGATGTGGTGTCCGCGCTGGCTCCGGAAGCTTCCTCTTCACCGGACACGCCCATTTTGGGCAGGCCTGGCTCACCTGCGCACCCAGGTTTAAGGACTTCCTGAGAGTGTATGAGCGTGCTAAGCAGGACCTGCAGATCCCTTGCACCCTCGACACCTGA